From Chromatiales bacterium, a single genomic window includes:
- a CDS encoding Re/Si-specific NAD(P)(+) transhydrogenase subunit alpha — translation MPIKVAIPRETAEGERRVAMDPAVVKKLTALGCEVLLEKGAGLSARLADEDFVGARVVENAAALYQEADIVFKIQPPSEEEIAQMREGTTVMGMMFPHKHPERVAKLRDGRITAFAMELIPRISRAQAMDVLSSQAAVAGYKAAIMGADLSCRFFPMLTTAAGTIRPSKVLVIGAGVAGLQAIATAKRLGAMVEGYDVRSATKEQVESLGAKFIELEIKAEGEGGYARELTDEEKKRQQEELAEYIAKADVLITTAAVPGRPSPKIIPNATVEGMKEGAVIIDLAAEGGGNCELTQPGKTIEHQGVVIHAPLNVPSQVPLHASEMFAKNLLNFITPMIQEGEFKPDWNDEVIAESVLTHEGAIKHEATRKLVEGA, via the coding sequence ATGCCGATCAAAGTGGCTATTCCGAGAGAGACCGCGGAGGGTGAACGTCGCGTCGCGATGGACCCGGCCGTGGTCAAGAAGCTGACCGCCCTGGGCTGCGAGGTCCTGCTGGAGAAAGGCGCCGGCCTGTCTGCCCGCCTGGCCGACGAGGACTTCGTCGGCGCCCGCGTCGTGGAAAATGCCGCCGCGCTGTACCAGGAGGCCGATATCGTCTTCAAGATCCAGCCGCCCTCCGAGGAGGAGATCGCGCAGATGCGCGAGGGCACCACGGTGATGGGCATGATGTTCCCGCACAAGCACCCGGAGCGGGTGGCGAAGCTGCGCGACGGCAGAATCACCGCCTTCGCCATGGAACTGATCCCGCGCATCTCTCGTGCCCAGGCGATGGACGTGCTGTCCTCGCAGGCCGCCGTCGCCGGCTACAAGGCCGCCATCATGGGCGCGGACCTCTCCTGCCGTTTCTTCCCCATGCTCACCACCGCCGCCGGCACCATCCGCCCCTCCAAGGTGCTGGTGATCGGCGCCGGCGTGGCCGGCCTGCAGGCCATCGCCACCGCCAAGCGCCTGGGCGCGATGGTGGAGGGCTATGACGTGCGTTCCGCCACCAAGGAACAGGTCGAGTCGCTGGGCGCCAAGTTCATCGAGCTGGAGATCAAGGCGGAAGGCGAAGGCGGTTACGCCCGCGAGCTGACCGACGAGGAAAAGAAGCGTCAGCAGGAAGAGCTGGCCGAGTACATCGCCAAGGCCGACGTGCTCATCACCACCGCCGCCGTGCCGGGCCGCCCCTCGCCGAAGATCATCCCCAACGCCACGGTGGAAGGCATGAAGGAAGGCGCGGTCATCATCGACCTGGCGGCCGAGGGCGGCGGCAACTGCGAGCTGACCCAGCCCGGCAAGACCATCGAGCACCAGGGCGTGGTCATCCACGCGCCGCTCAACGTACCGAGCCAGGTGCCGCTGCACGCCAGCGAGATGTTCGCCAAGAACCTGCTCAACTTCATCACCCCGATGATTCAGGAAGGCGAGTTCAAGCCCGACTGGAACGACGAGGTCATCGCCGAGAGCGTGCTCACCCATGAGGGTGCCATCAAGCACGAGGCCACCCGCAAACTGGTGGAAGGAGCGTAA